TCTTTGTAAGGACATGGCTGAATGGCTGGAAGATGATCCTAAAAATGTTGCAGTTGTTCATTGCAAAGCTGGAAAGGTAAGTGAACAGATGTTGTTTGGAGGAGGGACTGGAGATTAATAATTCTGTGCACTATTGGTTAATTGCAAATGAGCTTTATTTGCAACTTGACTGAATTCAGTAGAAGAACAGTTTCACTCAGAATCTCTTATAGAAGTCACCTAGGAAAGGTGTGTGACTAGTATTCCTTAATAAAAGAATCAACAATTAAAATGTTtgccagaaaataagaaaaatataaatattaaaaaatagttGTAATGCTTGAGGAGCAAATCCAGCTGGGAGGAGTATGTTATACAAATGTCATTTTATGATGAATGAGTTTGCTAGAAAATTGTGTTTTGCAAAAACATTGTAATTATCCCTAATCATGTGAAAATATCAGAACTCAAAAACTGTGATGGAATAATATGAACTTAACAATGGGTTCCTTTAGGTATTTTTCTTTAGGGTATTGCTAAGATGACAATGTTCAAGAgtcttattttacatttttctccaaTTTTGTTTCAGGGGCGTACAGGTGTAATGATCTGTTGCTACCTTCTGCACTGCAGGTCAAAACTCCTAGCACAAGAGGCTTTAGATTTTTATGGTGACAGAAGAACCTTAGACCGCAAGGTAAATGAGTATATTTTTGGAGCCTAGAGGTGAAACTTTTATGTATGTTGTTGATGAGTACTCTAATGCTCATTTAACTTATTACAAGATTACTAGTATGGTTTATTTTCCACTGTAATATGATCCTTGTAGTTTTGATAAGTTGATCCTCATTCaacttttgtaaaaataaaaagatattgaatTGTTGCCTTTTGTCACTGAAAAAGGTGTGActaatgacatttttaatatcttCTCCTCAGGGTGTTACTATTCCCAGTCAACAACGCTATGTTCATTATTATGGACAACTAGTCGCttcaaattttaattataatCCTCCTTTTGTTAGTCTACGTCAGGCTAGAATGAATGCGCCATTATCGAGTGTAAACTCAGGTGAGTGATATTTTTGAGTACCTAATAGAAATTCTGTCTCATTGGTATGGTAAACAAGTTACGTTCTGAATGGCCATTACTGTGTTCCTCATGCAGCATATAGTACATACAGTACCATATACATAGAATAGGCAcgcaaaacaaaatttgaacttacAGGTGGCAAAGGGGATCATTCTGAAAGCAATTCTATTTTGTGATCCTGTTTGTATCTCAGACTATTTGTAAGTTGAATGTTTGCaagtagggtggtgtctgtatAGTTATGATTTGGATTTGCTTGAATATTGCAGAAGTGTACCTCACAGTTAGCTCCCACACCAACAAAAAAGGTTACAGTTCTCAACCAGGTGATATACGGAAAGGGAAGGAGTGGATACACTTGCCTGTCAGGGAAGAAGATGCCAGACCCATGTCAGAGGATATCAAAATCGAACTGAAACGCACAAATTTTGTCAGACGAACGGTAAGTAGATTTTCGATGTGGATTTTATTGCTGGAACATgtgtaatgaaaatatacagattTTTGTGATATGGGTCCTAGACGTTTTATAATGCAAAGGTGGTAGTTGATAACATTACACTGGGAAAACTGAGACAAAGCCAGGTGTTCTTGTAGCAAGTTTAGATGATAATAGAGAAAAGGATTGCTTGCTTATAATTGATGGGGTATGGTTTATATGACATTGATTACTGTGTGAAGAGTTGATAGTGAAGGTGGTATTAAGTAATTGACACTTATTCGTAGTCATGGAAGCCTTGGTCATTTAATTTGAAGGTAGTGAATGGGAGGAAGAAAATGaagatgtaaaatatttatgcttGGCTTGTACATGTAAAACAGTTAAAGGGTTAATGTTAGATCAGTTTTGCCCATTTCTAGATTTGGAGAACTTTGgtcatctaataagatatagattttaatttttcataaattttatgaaaatcattttggtattttgcatttgttttaaCCACAACTTCTGAAAATTTAGCTCTTATTTTGGCTTCAGGAGAAACTCTTCAGTGCTTGGCTGAACACACACTTTATATTAGAGGAGGGCAAGAAGGTCACGAATGGATGTGACATCAACACATCAGACCAAAACAACCATAATACTCCTAATATAAGACAAAGGTAAGAGTTTGTggttctttttacttattttttccttttttttaatgcttataCAATGTATGGTATATTGTATTCTTGCTGCTCATTTTTGATTAGTGATTCTTTCCTAGTGTCCAAATTCTGAATATCATTGCTAGAATTGGCTATGCAAATTGTGAAGTGAACTTGAGAGGGATATAATAGTTAAGAAACTGTATGGTTAAACTTCTTAATTTTCAGTTTAGTAAATTCAGATAGTAGCAGAAAGGCAGATAGAATTGTAAGAACCCATGGAGAAGTGGCTACAGGCCTCTTCagattttatgttgtgtgtagaACTCATCCATCAAAACAGAAAAGCTAGTGGTTTGTGCTGTATTTTACAATGTATTGAGTGCTACTTTTGTCTAATCAATCAGAATGAACCTCTTAGTTGAAATTAATCTTATTGATTTGCTCAGAAGCAATAGTTTCCGTCTGCCCAAACGTGAGAGCTTTAGGCGCAAGAAGAGCGTAACGGAAGAACCCCGTGCTCCACTCACTGGCCTTGGTGGCGGTGGTGGCAGCTGTGGGGGAAAGAATAGTGATGAGTGTAAGGGCCTTAAAGAATACAAGGagaattcaaagaaaaaattagaaGAATCTGGAAGCAAGAGTCTCCCAACAGGCCACCTAAGCTGCCTTACAGATGAGGAATGGACTCCCAATGGTGGTCAGAGTCCTCCCCCGCGCCCTCGCGTTCACAATCGTCACCGCCGTCGACACCACACGCAGAATCTCCCGTAAGAATGCCGAGATTCGTGGTGTGGTTTTTCTTGCTTCTCAGATTCTCCAAAGGCACTTGAAAAGAATACTTGCAATCTGAGAGCCCTGTTTGCATAACTTCAGACATTTTAATCCTCCCTGTAACTCTCCTCATGCCTCTGCTTGAAAGCACCCTTTGTTTTGAGTACTGTAATCCTTTTTGATGACTGTGCAGCATGAACTTACTACCTCTGAAATCCTTTCACAACTTAACATAATGGTGCTATTATGTTTATGATAGACCTCCtgaggaagagagaaaaggaggaaCGAAAACTGAATTGTCTGTGGTCTTAAACTCTCCGCACTAGTGACACTTTAATCACGCTTTGTTGATATGGCTTACTGACTAAAGACTTCGCCTTGAATAGGGAGTAGACCCCTATACATAACAGATTACTGAAGAAACCCAAGGTTTCCTTGTCATTTAGATACTAGACTAGCACAGTTTTGGCCAGCATTATGAAAGCTGAAGTATTTGACATAGTCATTTGGAAAAATTACTAAAATCTAGTCATCTGGAAAAATTACTAAAATCTATAGTAGGTGAATGCAGTGCAATAGATAGACATGGTTTTAGTGTAAATCTTTCCAGGTGATGCTTGCTTCTAAGGAAAAGTTTGTCTAATTCATTTATGATGGGTGACTATGTGGATGTACTTTAAGTAACTAAATGTTTAATTGACTCTTACGCAATGTTGGAATGTTACAAAGTGTTGTAGGTtgtaaaagtataatttttttatatttccttggaaattaattttcccatatcatttgcctttattttgatGCTTAAATTTACTTTAAGCCCAGTTtgttttgattgaataacaaagTTTTGTGGGATAGAGTGAAATGACTTTTAAAATTGTTTGTTCTACAGGCTGAGTaacccctccccttttttttattgccaattCATCGAGCACTTTTGAAAGATGTGGAAATTTGGTATGATGGGTATCGATGCACTTATTTAACAGCATACAGTGGACCCTGTGAACAGGTTATGTatacctaacacacacacacacacaccatgagTAGTTAAAATCTGCGAATACTTAGAACCCACTCTATAAATTCTTATAAATacttatcttgaaagttcaaataccagaTATAtgccttaaataacatcctatatCAAGTATACTTTCAATTATCATCCCATCTCTGCGctaatctttgagattatattattaaccCTTAGGAGCCGGGGTAATATATCGTTATGCAGCACCCCATGCCGGCAAAACTATGAGATCggcaaatttaagaaaaaacacatcaatgggaAGAGGACGATATGCAAATACACatggtgaaaaaataaagaattcataAAAATTTTCCATACCTTCCTTGAGAAGTTGAAAACGACTATTTACACTtctttgtggggcctcttttacaagacgaTCGTAAATTTCaccaacttatatatgttttctaataaatgattttattttatttggtgaaataattacagctcacactatcagaacagataagaaataaaatcattaacaaattcgtagcatatttgttaaaaaaatatttaataaatttgagaatgaagattcagtaacttttttcttatttgtacatgtttttctaatatttgtaaaagacaagaacaaaaatcaacagcaaccccttagtatatttatgagcaaatttaaaaaaagacatcatgtgagagagagagactcagtacATACTCCCTTCAAGTCAGAAGCAGAGCTGCAAGTCCTGAGGTGTCCACACTtgtgattttagccagtgtaaaagttgccattagtgaatttatgggctataaaagtattggcacctctttcccgcctgaTTCTTTCTAAATCAATGGCGCATAATATTGTTTATCCctaggatcaatccgtccaccatcCCAAAGatgttattactactcccaagGAGCAATCTGTCCATTAAAGGCTAATTAATATTTAGGAGTCATCTTAAACTttagtacccttaaagatatatacatatgtacttctaaacagagagagagagtttgtctctTTAATCTCTCaggaaagttaatttttttcttgttactaacaactgataacaataaaatttatgtttgttttttgtcttccaaagATGTATTACCTTTGCTagcatttttaaaactataacaCACAAATGTGTTAATACCAATTTGTTAAAGAGACTCAAATAGCAGTAATACgttcttttcagagagagagagagagagagagagtttttcagtATATCCTTTAACTGCCAAGTTGGCAACATTTGGACCCACTAAGATGGCAGCACTGACCATCCCACCCATGCTGTCAggtattttgacatttttgacaggctcaccctcccccctcccccctctctccaaGTCTCTCTGGGAAAAAGATTgggatttcctttattttcacataatttattaatttataaactaaaatcttactaatccactatttatagtatattctttaatgaattgatattattgctgtctacattaatattaatatttgaaaattagtaaatcatttatttatcatacaaaaaatacctctcagtaagagagagagagagagaattattatttaatatcattGTATCTTATTAAAGTTAATACAGTAATAACAATGttaatttgaaaattagtacgtatatcatttttgtatcataaaactgtatttagtcatgaaattaacattaaaacacactaattattgaatatttatcaACGAAAAGGCTGCGAATTGCTGACTTATTCACAAATGATTTATAGATAGGCTCAACAGAAAAAATCTACGAATAGGTGAGTCTAGATAGGGGGGTGGACTGTATTTGCTTTAGAGGGAGATTTTGGTTTGCAAAGTTCTGTTGttcaaataaggaaaaaagtttgCTCCGTGTTTTATGATCACTTGTCTTCAAATTTTTTGAAGAGAAGTTCAAGTTAAATATTTCTTCCCAGATGGAAGCAGgttgtacagaaaaaatatttacatttgtaaGCTGTCCAGACAATCCTATGGTTACTGATTAGAATTCCATGTTATTATGATCTGGTTGTCTCTATGTGTTGTCATGTAAAGTTTATAATGATGGTTTATACTTTTATCAGCCAATGATGGTTTATACTTTTATCAGCCTGTACTTTTTCCACAAGTATTTACTTTGGGTtgttacaattttgttttaatactgaGCCTGCTAATTAAAATGTGAATGCAAAGGTAGTAATAATGAATTCTGAAGGCATCCTGCTACCATCCCAATAGCATTATTGAAGGCGTTTGAAGGCCACCAGTATTGACTGTAGAGTTTGGTTTGACAGAACTGCGAGTAATGCTATTATCACTTAGTTATTACTGTAACTAACTAGGTAGCTATTGCTGCACAGAGTTAGTGACTTGTGAATCACTGCTGTAGATGCACAAAACTAGTGACGTGTCATGTTGTAAACAGCCATTTGATGAAGAGTGATATAGTGTTGTTTGAAAATTAGACAAGTAGCATAATAGTATAAATGTCAAAGcacaatttattgttattttatactTGATTTCtatcttttcagttttattttctttgtatggGATCA
The genomic region above belongs to Macrobrachium nipponense isolate FS-2020 chromosome 39, ASM1510439v2, whole genome shotgun sequence and contains:
- the LOC135210060 gene encoding phosphatidylinositol 3,4,5-trisphosphate 3-phosphatase and dual-specificity protein phosphatase PTEN-like isoform X4, translated to MSKGIRNLVSKRKRRFKEDGYDLDLSYITERLIAMGYPAQKFEGVYRNHIDEVCRFLEDKHKDHYRIYNLCSEKNRSYDEARFHNRVRNFPFADHNPPPLMDIEPLCKDMAEWLEDDPKNVAVVHCKAGKGRTGVMICCYLLHCRSKLLAQEALDFYGDRRTLDRKGVTIPSQQRYVHYYGQLVASNFNYNPPFVSLRQARMNAPLSSVNSEVYLTVSSHTNKKGYSSQPGDIRKGKEWIHLPVREEDARPMSEDIKIELKRTNFVRRTEKLFSAWLNTHFILEEGKKVTNGCDINTSDQNNHNTPNIRQRSNSFRLPKRESFRRKKSVTEEPRAPLTGLGGGGGSCGGKNSDECKGLKEYKENSKKKLEESGSKSLPTGHLSCLTDEEWTPNGGQSPPPRPRVHNRHRRRHHTQNLPMCGSARDSWDSEARAREQEVQTILTKNQLDKANKDTHHKLLPKDFQIELWWLVTFVNKGGSNALESRESGSTPSTITPSGSSSDEDDDDDDDEEEGSDWDSGESTYL
- the LOC135210060 gene encoding phosphatidylinositol 3,4,5-trisphosphate 3-phosphatase and dual-specificity protein phosphatase PTEN-like isoform X3, giving the protein MSKGIRNLVSKRKRRFKEDGYDLDLSYITERLIAMGYPAQKFEGVYRNHIDEVCRFLEDKHKDHYRIYNLCSEKNRSYDEARFHNRVRNFPFADHNPPPLMDIEPLCKDMAEWLEDDPKNVAVVHCKAGKGRTGVMICCYLLHCRSKLLAQEALDFYGDRRTLDRKGVTIPSQQRYVHYYGQLVASNFNYNPPFVSLRQARMNAPLSSVNSEVYLTVSSHTNKKGYSSQPGDIRKGKEWIHLPVREEDARPMSEDIKIELKRTNFVRRTEKLFSAWLNTHFILEEGKKVTNGCDINTSDQNNHNTPNIRQRSNSFRLPKRESFRRKKSVTEEPRAPLTGLGGGGGSCGGKNSDECKGLKEYKENSKKKLEESGSKSLPTGHLSCLTDEEWTPNGGQSPPPRPRVHNRHRRRHHTQNLPMCGSARDSWDSEARAREQEVQTILTKNQLDKANKDTHHKLLPKDFQIELWWLVTFVNKGGSNALESRESGSTPSTITPSGSSSDEDDDDDDDEEEGSDWDSGEVAHPEP
- the LOC135210060 gene encoding phosphatidylinositol 3,4,5-trisphosphate 3-phosphatase and dual-specificity protein phosphatase PTEN-like isoform X1, encoding MSKGIRNLVSKRKRRFKEDGYDLDLSYITERLIAMGYPAQKFEGVYRNHIDEVCRFLEDKHKDHYRIYNLCSEKNRSYDEARFHNRVRNFPFADHNPPPLMDIEPLCKDMAEWLEDDPKNVAVVHCKAGKGRTGVMICCYLLHCRSKLLAQEALDFYGDRRTLDRKGVTIPSQQRYVHYYGQLVASNFNYNPPFVSLRQARMNAPLSSVNSEVYLTVSSHTNKKGYSSQPGDIRKGKEWIHLPVREEDARPMSEDIKIELKRTNFVRRTEKLFSAWLNTHFILEEGKKVTNGCDINTSDQNNHNTPNIRQRSNSFRLPKRESFRRKKSVTEEPRAPLTGLGGGGGSCGGKNSDECKGLKEYKENSKKKLEESGSKSLPTGHLSCLTDEEWTPNGGQSPPPRPRVHNRHRRRHHTQNLPMCGSARDSWDSEARAREQEVQTILTKNQLDKANKDTHHKLLPKDFQIELWWLVTFVNKGGSNALESRESGSTPSTITPSGSSSDEDDDDDDDEEEGSDWDSGSKGIRSSYSLQHLMEGPEVLL
- the LOC135210060 gene encoding phosphatidylinositol 3,4,5-trisphosphate 3-phosphatase and dual-specificity protein phosphatase PTEN-like isoform X2; the protein is MSKGIRNLVSKRKRRFKEDGYDLDLSYITERLIAMGYPAQKFEGVYRNHIDEVCRFLEDKHKDHYRIYNLCSEKNRSYDEARFHNRVRNFPFADHNPPPLMDIEPLCKDMAEWLEDDPKNVAVVHCKAGKGRTGVMICCYLLHCRSKLLAQEALDFYGDRRTLDRKGVTIPSQQRYVHYYGQLVASNFNYNPPFVSLRQARMNAPLSSVNSEVYLTVSSHTNKKGYSSQPGDIRKGKEWIHLPVREEDARPMSEDIKIELKRTNFVRRTEKLFSAWLNTHFILEEGKKVTNGCDINTSDQNNHNTPNIRQRSNSFRLPKRESFRRKKSVTEEPRAPLTGLGGGGGSCGGKNSDECKGLKEYKENSKKKLEESGSKSLPTGHLSCLTDEEWTPNGGQSPPPRPRVHNRHRRRHHTQNLPMCGSARDSWDSEARAREQEVQTILTKNQLDKANKDTHHKLLPKDFQIELWWLVTFVNKGGSNALESRESGSTPSTITPSGSSSDEDDDDDDDEEEGSDWDSVEGPEVLL